A region from the Tahibacter amnicola genome encodes:
- a CDS encoding MarR family winged helix-turn-helix transcriptional regulator produces MKRTLGTQLRHLIELLDGAVEASYAEAGLRYRPRFTPIVRALTRSDALTIGQLAAEAGITQPAATQTVALMLKEGLVVVETASGDARQKQVSLSAQGRALLPALQTCWQSTERAARGLEHDIGVPLSELIERAIQALAAKPFADRLRDARAQLADESLPSTPPHTAARTRRR; encoded by the coding sequence ATGAAGCGAACACTCGGCACCCAGTTGCGTCACCTGATCGAGCTCCTCGACGGCGCGGTCGAAGCCTCGTACGCCGAGGCCGGCCTGCGCTATCGCCCCCGATTCACGCCCATCGTGCGCGCGCTGACCCGCTCGGATGCCCTGACGATCGGACAGCTAGCCGCGGAAGCGGGCATCACCCAGCCCGCCGCCACGCAGACGGTGGCCCTGATGCTCAAGGAAGGCCTGGTCGTTGTCGAAACCGCTTCCGGCGATGCGCGGCAGAAGCAGGTCAGCCTGAGTGCGCAGGGGCGCGCCCTGCTTCCGGCGCTCCAGACATGCTGGCAGTCCACCGAACGGGCCGCACGCGGGCTGGAGCACGACATCGGCGTCCCACTGTCCGAACTGATCGAACGCGCGATCCAGGCCCTCGCCGCCAAACCCTTCGCCGATCGGCTACGCGACGCCCGCGCACAGTTGGCTGACGAATCCCTTCCATCCACCCCACCCCACACGGCGGCGCGCACACGTCGCCGCTGA
- a CDS encoding EVE domain-containing protein, with the protein MSSWIAVASAEHVAVGRAGGFMQVCHGKAGPLRRMSAGDHVVYYSPTRQFRGRDLLQAFTALGVVRDAAPYRVEMAPGFLPYRRDVDWLPVRPASIRPLLPDLLFSAGKKNWAYPFRFGLVPIDDSDMVQIARAMNLDLVHREHMLLHASVGP; encoded by the coding sequence ATGAGTAGCTGGATCGCAGTGGCGTCGGCCGAGCATGTGGCCGTAGGGCGTGCGGGTGGGTTCATGCAGGTGTGCCATGGCAAGGCGGGACCGCTGCGACGGATGAGTGCCGGGGATCATGTCGTGTATTACTCACCGACGCGGCAGTTTCGTGGGCGCGACCTGCTGCAGGCGTTCACGGCGTTGGGCGTCGTCCGTGACGCCGCTCCCTATCGCGTCGAGATGGCGCCGGGTTTTCTGCCCTACCGGCGGGATGTGGACTGGTTGCCCGTGCGGCCAGCATCGATTCGACCGCTGCTGCCAGATCTGCTGTTTTCTGCCGGCAAGAAGAACTGGGCCTATCCGTTCCGTTTCGGGCTGGTGCCGATCGACGACAGTGACATGGTCCAGATCGCCCGCGCTATGAACCTTGATCTGGTGCACCGGGAACATATGCTGTTGCACGCCAGCGTTGGTCCGTAG
- a CDS encoding HEAT repeat domain-containing protein produces the protein MDIFTLVAEGVILLTICVVVMAVCALLSRWFSERAQKKIRKRRTELMEQIRLYLDGKEDVRQVMSALRRDSTIGHAALLSVASELQSAERWRLYTFFEQLRLDRREFKALMSRSWMKRARAANHMAYLGTPKVVPLLIHALDDAMLDVRLAAAQSLAQVGARQAVIPILRALALPAAWPLQRATEVLVEMGNYCLAPLRDFVRESTARREPAATTVAIRVLGMLRDRQCVPFIIPFLKAQDPEMRLSTARALGDIGDPRAISPLCSLLDDTVWTVRSAAVQSLGKLADRTALPALAGRLGDSAWWVRFNAAQAVCLFGQEGADILTHTLRGHSDGFARDISRQVLEEHGWIGLEPGVPS, from the coding sequence ATGGACATCTTCACCCTGGTCGCCGAAGGCGTCATTCTGCTCACCATCTGTGTTGTCGTCATGGCGGTGTGCGCATTGCTGTCGCGCTGGTTTTCCGAGCGTGCGCAGAAAAAGATCCGCAAGCGCCGCACGGAACTGATGGAACAGATCCGGCTTTACCTGGACGGCAAGGAGGACGTTCGCCAGGTGATGAGCGCGCTGCGGCGCGACAGCACCATCGGCCACGCGGCGCTGCTGAGCGTGGCCAGCGAACTGCAGTCGGCAGAACGCTGGCGCCTGTACACGTTTTTCGAGCAGCTTCGACTGGACAGGCGCGAGTTCAAGGCGCTGATGAGCCGAAGCTGGATGAAGCGTGCGCGGGCGGCCAATCACATGGCCTACCTGGGTACGCCGAAGGTTGTCCCCTTGCTGATCCACGCGCTCGACGATGCGATGCTGGACGTGCGCCTGGCCGCGGCCCAGTCGCTCGCCCAGGTCGGCGCGCGGCAGGCGGTGATTCCCATCCTGCGTGCGCTGGCCTTGCCGGCAGCATGGCCGCTGCAGCGGGCGACCGAAGTGCTGGTGGAAATGGGGAACTATTGCCTGGCGCCGCTGCGCGACTTCGTACGGGAATCGACCGCGCGACGGGAACCTGCGGCGACAACGGTTGCCATTCGCGTGCTCGGCATGTTGCGTGACCGTCAGTGCGTGCCGTTCATCATTCCCTTCCTCAAGGCGCAGGATCCTGAAATGCGGCTGAGCACGGCGCGTGCGTTGGGCGATATCGGTGATCCTCGCGCGATCTCGCCCTTGTGCAGCCTGCTGGACGACACGGTCTGGACGGTCCGCAGTGCCGCCGTGCAATCGCTCGGCAAGCTGGCGGATCGCACCGCGTTGCCGGCCCTGGCCGGGCGCCTGGGTGATTCGGCGTGGTGGGTGCGCTTCAACGCGGCGCAGGCGGTATGCCTGTTCGGCCAGGAGGGCGCTGACATCCTCACGCACACCCTGCGCGGGCATTCGGACGGATTTGCACGCGACATCAGCCGGCAGGTGCTCGAGGAGCACGGCTGGATCGGGCTTGAGCCGGGAGTGCCGTCATGA
- a CDS encoding S41 family peptidase has product MITSRELRLHAFRLTGLLLLGTATLPAAAQSVPGTPGQADTPIDASQCRQVVENLRRELNARYVFPERAAQADKALRKATATLCAQSSSEKLGQALTEQLKAVTKDGHLEVFYSEEPVPVTSPDSQPSAEESAAELAMIKTRNFGIERVERLPFNIGFLDLRLFAKAGDAAPSIASAMTLLAHTDALIIDLRFSGGGDTSTVAAYASYLFDERTRLNDIYYRIDNRTEQMWTAEFVAGPRYGASRPVYVLTSKDTFSAAEDFTYALKTLKRATIVGETTGGGAHPGNIVRLHDHFAAFIPDGRSISPVTQTNWEGTGVAPDLAVPAPDAFNKAQIAILEHMLAAEKNPARHKRLSDRIALLAGEAGAR; this is encoded by the coding sequence ATGATCACGTCCCGTGAGTTGCGTTTGCACGCCTTTCGTCTGACGGGCCTGCTGCTTCTGGGCACGGCCACGCTGCCCGCCGCCGCCCAATCGGTTCCCGGCACGCCGGGCCAGGCTGATACACCAATCGATGCCAGCCAATGCCGGCAGGTCGTGGAAAACCTCCGCCGCGAGTTGAACGCGCGCTATGTTTTTCCCGAACGCGCCGCCCAGGCCGACAAGGCATTGCGCAAGGCAACCGCCACCCTGTGTGCACAGAGCAGTTCAGAAAAGCTCGGCCAGGCGCTGACCGAACAGCTCAAGGCCGTCACCAAGGATGGCCACCTTGAGGTGTTCTACAGCGAAGAACCCGTACCGGTGACGTCTCCGGACAGCCAGCCGTCCGCCGAAGAAAGCGCGGCAGAACTGGCCATGATCAAGACGCGCAATTTCGGCATCGAACGCGTCGAGCGCCTGCCGTTCAACATCGGCTTCCTGGATCTGCGCCTGTTCGCCAAGGCGGGCGACGCGGCGCCGTCCATCGCCTCGGCCATGACCCTGCTGGCCCACACCGACGCGCTGATCATCGACCTGCGCTTCAGTGGCGGCGGCGACACCAGCACGGTAGCGGCGTATGCCAGCTATCTGTTCGATGAACGCACCCGGCTCAACGACATCTATTACCGCATAGACAACCGCACCGAACAGATGTGGACTGCGGAATTCGTTGCCGGCCCCCGCTACGGCGCATCACGCCCCGTCTACGTGCTGACGAGCAAGGACACCTTCTCCGCCGCGGAGGATTTCACGTACGCGCTCAAGACGCTCAAGCGGGCCACGATTGTCGGAGAAACCACCGGTGGCGGTGCACATCCAGGCAATATCGTGCGTCTGCACGACCACTTCGCGGCGTTCATTCCGGACGGCCGGTCGATCAGCCCCGTGACGCAGACCAATTGGGAAGGCACCGGGGTTGCGCCCGATCTGGCGGTACCCGCGCCAGATGCCTTCAACAAGGCGCAGATCGCGATACTGGAACACATGCTGGCAGCGGAGAAGAATCCGGCGCGTCACAAGCGTCTGTCTGATCGGATCGCGCTGTTGGCCGGCGAGGCCGGTGCTCGGTAA
- a CDS encoding IS630 family transposase, which translates to MGRPISKLEISADERRELLAQLAVRKAPEDEKLRIRIVLACADGLGGEAIAKKYAVSEQTVSKWRRRYAAYRFAGLTDAPRPGRPRSVDDECVQAVIERTRKAKPTKATHWSVRSMSQASGVSATSVHRIWRAFGLKPHLTKTFKLSTDPHFVAKVRDIVGLYLAPPDRALVLCVDEKSQIQALNRTQPGLPMTFGKPATHTHDYQRHGTTSLFAALDVATGKVIGRLKRRHRSAEFLEFLNAIDRDAPKGLDIHLILDNYGTHKTEAVRSWFAQRPRYHLHFTPTSASWLNLVERFFSTLTTRWLKRGAHVSVADLERSIREYLHQHNQDPKPFTWRRTADQIIASVGRLGRAIS; encoded by the coding sequence ATGGGTCGACCGATCAGCAAGCTCGAGATCTCTGCCGATGAGCGGCGCGAATTGCTGGCGCAGCTGGCAGTACGCAAAGCGCCCGAAGACGAAAAGCTTCGGATTCGAATCGTGCTGGCGTGCGCAGATGGGCTTGGTGGGGAAGCGATTGCGAAGAAGTACGCTGTCTCGGAGCAGACGGTATCGAAGTGGCGCCGTCGCTACGCGGCGTATCGTTTTGCCGGGCTTACCGATGCCCCGCGTCCTGGTCGTCCGCGTTCGGTCGACGATGAGTGCGTGCAGGCAGTGATCGAACGCACCCGCAAAGCCAAACCCACGAAAGCCACGCATTGGAGCGTGCGTTCGATGAGCCAGGCCAGCGGCGTATCGGCGACTTCCGTGCATCGGATCTGGCGTGCGTTCGGCTTGAAGCCACATCTGACCAAGACCTTCAAGCTGTCGACCGATCCGCACTTCGTGGCCAAGGTGCGTGACATTGTGGGTTTGTATCTGGCGCCACCTGACCGGGCTTTGGTGCTGTGTGTGGATGAGAAGAGCCAGATTCAGGCGCTCAACCGCACGCAGCCTGGCCTGCCGATGACTTTCGGCAAGCCGGCAACGCATACGCATGACTACCAGCGCCACGGCACCACTTCGCTCTTCGCTGCCCTGGATGTGGCTACCGGCAAGGTGATTGGCCGCCTCAAGCGCCGCCATCGCAGTGCCGAGTTTCTCGAGTTCCTCAATGCCATCGACCGCGATGCGCCGAAAGGTCTCGACATCCATCTCATCCTCGACAACTACGGCACGCACAAGACCGAGGCGGTGCGTAGCTGGTTCGCTCAGCGTCCGCGCTACCACCTGCACTTCACCCCGACATCGGCTTCATGGCTCAACCTCGTGGAGCGCTTCTTCTCCACGTTGACCACGCGCTGGCTCAAGCGTGGCGCACACGTGAGCGTCGCCGACCTCGAACGATCCATTCGCGAATACCTGCACCAACACAACCAAGATCCAAAGCCTTTCACTTGGCGACGCACTGCCGACCAGATCATCGCGAGTGTCGGTCGGCTGGGGCGCGCAATTAGTTAA
- the serA gene encoding phosphoglycerate dehydrogenase: protein MKRTSFPKQDIRVLLLEGVSRSAVETFQNAGYSQIEFHEKSLPEDELKRRIAEAHLIGIRSRTQLTADVLEQAKRLIAIGCFCIGTNQVDLASAAGHGIPVFNAPYSNTRSVAELVIAEAILLMRRIPEKNAQCHRGGWSKSALGSYEVRDKVLGIVGYGHIGTQVGLLAEALGMRVIYHDVETKLALGNARPSASLNELLERADIVTLHVPETTQTKWMIGAEQIARMRAGSILINASRGTVVDIDALAAALRSGHIAGAAVDVFPVEPKGNDDAFTSPLVGMDNVILTPHVGGSTLEAQDNIGIEVASKLVRYSDNGSTLSAVNFPEASLPEHSQSRRLLHIHRNVPGVLSRINDLFSRENVNIDGQYLQTNPTIGYVVIDVSMPEERAAELKDALATIPGTLRARVLY, encoded by the coding sequence GTGAAAAGAACCTCGTTTCCCAAGCAGGACATCCGCGTGTTGTTGCTCGAAGGCGTCAGCCGCAGTGCGGTCGAGACGTTCCAGAACGCGGGATATTCCCAGATCGAATTTCACGAGAAGTCGCTTCCCGAAGACGAACTCAAGCGCCGTATCGCTGAGGCCCACCTGATCGGCATCCGCTCGCGCACCCAGCTGACGGCAGACGTGCTCGAACAGGCCAAGCGCCTGATCGCCATCGGCTGCTTCTGCATCGGTACCAATCAGGTCGACCTGGCCAGTGCGGCCGGCCACGGCATTCCCGTCTTCAATGCCCCCTACTCCAACACCCGCAGCGTGGCGGAACTGGTGATCGCCGAAGCGATCCTCCTGATGCGCCGCATCCCGGAGAAAAATGCCCAGTGCCATCGCGGCGGCTGGTCGAAGTCCGCACTGGGCAGCTATGAAGTGCGCGACAAGGTGCTGGGTATCGTGGGCTACGGCCATATCGGCACGCAGGTGGGCCTGCTCGCCGAGGCACTCGGCATGCGCGTCATCTACCACGATGTCGAGACCAAGCTGGCCCTGGGCAACGCGCGTCCGTCCGCCAGCCTCAACGAGCTGCTGGAGCGCGCGGACATCGTCACCCTGCACGTGCCCGAAACCACGCAGACGAAATGGATGATCGGCGCCGAGCAGATCGCTCGCATGCGTGCCGGCAGCATTCTGATCAACGCTTCGCGCGGCACCGTTGTGGATATCGACGCCCTTGCGGCCGCGCTGCGTAGCGGGCACATCGCCGGTGCCGCCGTCGACGTGTTCCCGGTGGAACCCAAGGGCAATGACGACGCGTTCACTTCGCCACTGGTGGGAATGGACAACGTCATCCTCACGCCGCACGTCGGCGGCAGCACGCTCGAGGCGCAGGACAACATCGGCATCGAAGTCGCCTCGAAGCTGGTGCGCTACAGCGACAACGGCTCGACGCTATCGGCCGTCAACTTTCCTGAGGCATCGCTGCCCGAACATTCGCAGAGCCGCCGCCTGCTGCACATCCACCGCAACGTGCCCGGCGTGCTGTCGCGCATCAACGACTTGTTCTCGCGCGAGAACGTCAACATCGACGGCCAGTACCTTCAGACCAATCCCACTATCGGCTACGTGGTCATCGACGTGTCGATGCCCGAGGAACGCGCCGCCGAACTCAAGGATGCGCTGGCCACGATTCCCGGAACACTGCGGGCCCGCGTGCTGTATTGA
- a CDS encoding Hsp70 family protein, whose translation MQIGIDFGTSYSAAAACIDGKLHGVRFGDHAQFRTAVFFPAAVPNPDDFVLTDALEAEVESHIRSARAAQRRALDNWQQRLSEAQALPAERRVQAMALISEPAERTESDLRAAALRAVRHSWMERSVRDSRSASVKVNDAIFGDDAIDAYISDGFGHLVESPKSMLGYNLLPGAKKIILHIATHVLEHIRLSATRQLGVPVRAAILGRPVEFKSAMGPEGTTQALSMLTEAAQAAGFEQVSFLEEPAAAAMHYHTQRATPERSLIVDVGGGTTDIAYAEVGGPAASPRIFGSWGLPKGGTDIDIEMSLNAFMPLFGRGEPGIPVHHFREAASVQSPPLQREFRSHNYRNTPAPFRHRLMALQRLGATSQLNREAERMKIHLGAERLGRVDLDFIEDGLTADLDRAHHDAAYGGFLDRLRAVLDRARLAIGETPDSIFLTGGSSRSPAIQSTISAMFPAVPLVIGDASLGVVSGLAAAAAMA comes from the coding sequence ATGCAGATTGGAATCGATTTTGGAACCAGCTATTCGGCCGCCGCGGCGTGCATCGACGGCAAGCTGCACGGGGTGCGTTTCGGCGACCATGCGCAATTCCGCACGGCCGTGTTCTTTCCGGCTGCCGTACCCAATCCCGACGACTTCGTACTGACCGATGCGCTGGAAGCTGAGGTCGAATCGCATATCCGTTCGGCGCGGGCGGCGCAGCGTCGTGCGCTCGACAACTGGCAACAACGGTTGTCGGAAGCGCAAGCCCTGCCGGCAGAGCGGCGCGTCCAGGCCATGGCGCTCATCTCCGAACCGGCGGAGCGGACCGAATCGGATCTGCGGGCCGCCGCCCTGCGTGCCGTGCGCCACAGCTGGATGGAGCGCTCCGTGCGTGATTCCCGCAGCGCGTCAGTGAAGGTCAACGACGCCATCTTCGGCGACGATGCCATCGATGCCTACATCTCGGACGGTTTCGGGCATCTGGTGGAATCGCCCAAGTCCATGCTCGGCTATAACCTGCTGCCCGGTGCAAAAAAGATCATCCTGCACATTGCAACACATGTGCTGGAGCATATCCGCCTCAGTGCCACCCGGCAGCTGGGCGTGCCGGTGCGTGCGGCCATCCTCGGACGTCCCGTGGAGTTCAAGAGCGCGATGGGGCCGGAAGGCACGACGCAGGCGCTGTCCATGCTCACTGAAGCGGCGCAGGCGGCGGGATTCGAGCAGGTGTCGTTCCTCGAAGAGCCGGCAGCGGCCGCCATGCACTACCACACCCAGCGCGCCACTCCCGAGCGCAGCCTGATCGTCGATGTCGGCGGCGGTACGACGGATATCGCCTACGCCGAAGTAGGCGGGCCCGCCGCCTCTCCGCGCATATTCGGTAGCTGGGGCCTGCCCAAGGGCGGTACGGACATCGATATCGAGATGAGCCTCAACGCGTTCATGCCCTTGTTCGGTCGCGGCGAGCCGGGTATCCCGGTGCACCATTTCCGTGAGGCCGCCAGCGTGCAGAGCCCGCCGCTGCAGCGGGAATTCCGCAGTCACAACTATCGCAATACACCGGCGCCATTCCGTCACCGGCTGATGGCGCTGCAGCGGCTGGGTGCGACCTCGCAGCTCAATCGCGAAGCGGAGCGGATGAAGATTCATCTGGGCGCCGAACGCCTCGGCCGGGTCGACCTGGATTTCATCGAAGACGGGCTCACGGCGGACCTCGATCGGGCCCATCACGATGCGGCCTACGGCGGCTTCCTGGACCGCCTGCGTGCCGTGCTCGATCGCGCCCGGCTGGCTATAGGCGAGACGCCGGACTCGATCTTCCTCACCGGCGGATCGTCCCGGTCGCCGGCCATCCAGTCGACGATTTCGGCGATGTTTCCGGCAGTACCGCTGGTGATCGGTGACGCGTCGCTGGGTGTGGTGTCCGGGCTGGCTGCCGCCGCGGCGATGGCCTAG
- a CDS encoding VOC family protein: MSNPHFVILYVRNPLVSAAFYEDLLAIEPAEFSPTFAMFPLNTHLMLGLWSRRTVEPAARGAGRNGELAFPVADDATVDALHEAWSRKGLPIVQSPTSMDFGRTFVALDPDGHRLRVFAAAAR; the protein is encoded by the coding sequence ATGTCGAACCCCCATTTCGTGATCCTCTACGTCAGGAACCCGCTGGTCAGCGCGGCGTTCTACGAAGATCTCCTCGCGATCGAGCCCGCCGAGTTCTCGCCGACGTTCGCGATGTTTCCGCTTAATACCCACCTGATGCTTGGCCTTTGGTCGCGACGGACCGTGGAACCCGCGGCACGCGGCGCCGGACGCAATGGCGAACTGGCTTTTCCTGTGGCTGACGATGCCACGGTCGATGCGCTGCACGAGGCGTGGTCGCGCAAGGGCTTGCCCATCGTGCAATCGCCGACATCCATGGACTTCGGGCGAACCTTCGTGGCGCTTGATCCCGACGGGCACCGCCTGCGTGTGTTCGCGGCTGCTGCGCGATGA
- a CDS encoding glycosyltransferase family 2 protein, whose amino-acid sequence MNATVHAIMMLIFGYYMCLHGIYLLLILIGATQLRRYHLGINYGDFKRIAESQLTMPFSVIVPAYNEEMVIVNTVQGALALRYPQHEVIVVNDGSTDATMDLLIKHFGLRQIHKVGPRPLPTKAVRAVYESYEFPNLVVVDKENGKRADAINAAANLSRYPMLCVIDADCVLETDALVRAVRPFLRNSRVVAAGGIVRPANGLEVEDGHIIRCGLPQSFLSLLQTVEYLRSFQWARLGLARLRSMLCISGAFMVVKRDVFLAMKGCDADSITDDIEFTVRLHEHVYGPDVKTKMEIAYIPDPVCYTEVPESMSVFAAQRNRWQRGTLQALLKNRKMAFNPRYGITGLFGMPFFLLFEAFSGVIEGASYVFMVLALVLGLVGWYEIGLFMVFAVLLGTFLSISAVLLQERTRMRVAGTRELGRLLFACLVENFGYHQYHLFHRIVGTFDYLVRHRTDLGEMKRYGTYQKPVAAEPAKQIG is encoded by the coding sequence ATGAACGCGACCGTCCACGCCATCATGATGCTGATCTTCGGGTACTACATGTGCCTGCACGGCATCTATCTGTTGCTGATCCTGATCGGTGCCACCCAGCTGCGGCGCTACCACCTGGGCATCAACTACGGTGATTTCAAACGCATTGCCGAGTCGCAACTGACCATGCCCTTCAGCGTGATCGTGCCGGCCTACAACGAAGAGATGGTCATCGTGAATACGGTGCAGGGGGCGCTTGCGCTGCGCTATCCGCAGCACGAGGTGATCGTCGTCAATGACGGATCCACCGACGCCACGATGGACCTACTGATCAAGCACTTCGGGCTGAGGCAGATCCACAAGGTCGGCCCGCGTCCGTTGCCCACGAAAGCGGTGCGCGCGGTCTACGAGTCGTACGAGTTTCCCAATCTCGTGGTCGTCGACAAGGAGAACGGCAAGCGCGCCGATGCGATCAACGCGGCGGCCAATCTCTCGCGCTATCCGATGCTGTGCGTGATTGATGCGGACTGCGTACTGGAAACCGATGCCCTCGTGCGTGCCGTGCGGCCGTTCCTTCGCAATTCCCGTGTGGTGGCGGCCGGCGGCATCGTGCGTCCGGCCAACGGCCTGGAGGTGGAGGACGGGCATATCATCCGGTGCGGATTGCCCCAGTCATTCCTCAGCCTGTTGCAGACTGTCGAATACCTGCGCAGTTTCCAGTGGGCCCGGCTGGGCCTGGCACGCCTGCGCAGCATGCTGTGTATCTCCGGCGCATTCATGGTGGTCAAGCGGGACGTGTTCCTGGCCATGAAGGGGTGCGATGCCGACTCGATCACCGATGACATCGAATTCACCGTCCGCTTGCATGAGCACGTCTACGGCCCTGACGTCAAGACCAAAATGGAGATTGCCTATATTCCGGACCCGGTCTGCTACACCGAGGTGCCCGAATCCATGAGCGTCTTCGCGGCCCAGCGCAATCGCTGGCAACGCGGCACGCTGCAGGCCTTGCTCAAGAACCGCAAGATGGCGTTCAACCCGCGCTATGGCATCACCGGCCTCTTCGGCATGCCGTTCTTCCTGCTGTTCGAGGCATTCTCGGGCGTGATCGAAGGCGCCAGCTATGTCTTCATGGTGCTGGCCTTGGTGCTGGGGCTGGTCGGGTGGTACGAAATTGGCCTGTTCATGGTCTTCGCGGTGCTGCTGGGCACGTTCCTGTCGATTTCCGCCGTGCTGCTGCAGGAACGTACACGCATGCGCGTTGCGGGCACCCGGGAGCTGGGGCGGCTGCTGTTTGCCTGCCTGGTGGAGAACTTCGGCTACCACCAGTACCACCTGTTCCATCGCATTGTCGGCACGTTCGACTACCTGGTCCGCCATCGCACGGATCTGGGCGAGATGAAGCGCTATGGCACCTATCAGAAGCCCGTGGCGGCAGAACCGGCGAAACAGATCGGCTGA